A portion of the Pseudarthrobacter sp. L1SW genome contains these proteins:
- a CDS encoding helix-turn-helix transcriptional regulator, with translation MLVGVKEAGEKRKELGLYLRARRDQALRSEYGLPPVARRRERGLRREEVAFLSGVSVTWYTWLEQGRDIRPSREVLEAVVRTLHLSEAGRSYVLSLGGYSVPVSSGPAAADAPAHIQRLLDALGPNPAFALAPDWSVTGWNRAYAALYPNIANVAAPERNLLWLVFTDPYVKELLPDWDVTSRRFLAEFRAEAGQRLGDPDVAYQVERLKQTSPEFKEGWDRYDILGFESRERLFRHPSVGVMRLEHHQVSPSDRPDLHFVVYTPAPDSEAAEQIQRLLAVGS, from the coding sequence GTGTTAGTGGGCGTGAAAGAGGCAGGCGAGAAGCGCAAGGAACTGGGACTATACCTGCGGGCACGCCGCGACCAGGCACTACGGTCCGAATATGGATTGCCGCCGGTGGCGCGCCGGCGCGAACGCGGACTCCGGCGGGAGGAAGTGGCCTTCCTTTCCGGGGTCAGCGTCACCTGGTACACGTGGCTGGAACAGGGCCGGGACATCAGGCCCTCCCGGGAAGTCCTGGAGGCCGTGGTCCGGACACTGCACCTTTCGGAGGCCGGCCGTTCCTATGTCCTTTCACTGGGCGGGTATTCCGTGCCGGTGTCCTCCGGTCCGGCAGCTGCTGACGCACCGGCGCACATCCAGCGGCTCCTCGATGCATTGGGGCCTAACCCGGCATTCGCGCTTGCCCCGGACTGGAGCGTTACGGGGTGGAACCGGGCCTACGCCGCCTTGTATCCCAACATCGCCAACGTGGCCGCCCCGGAGCGGAACCTGCTGTGGCTGGTCTTCACCGACCCCTATGTGAAGGAGCTGCTCCCCGACTGGGATGTCACCAGCAGGCGGTTCCTTGCCGAGTTCCGGGCGGAAGCGGGGCAACGGCTGGGCGATCCGGACGTGGCCTACCAGGTGGAGCGGCTCAAGCAGACGAGTCCGGAGTTCAAGGAGGGCTGGGACCGGTACGACATCCTTGGGTTCGAATCCCGGGAGCGGCTGTTCCGGCACCCCTCGGTGGGGGTCATGAGGCTGGAGCACCACCAGGTTTCACCGTCGGACCGGCCGGACCTCCACTTTGTCGTCTACACCCCGGCACCGGACAGCGAAGCGGCGGAGCAGATCCAGCGGCTTTTGGCTGTTGGAAGCTAG
- the ilvD gene encoding dihydroxy-acid dehydratase yields the protein MPPLRSRTVTHGRNMAGARALLRASGVANSDIGKPIIAVANSFTEFVPGHTHLAPVGRIVSDAILAAGAVPREFNTIAVDDGIAMGHSGMLYSLPSRDLIADSVEYMVNAHCADALVCISNCDKITPGMLMAALRLNIPVVFVSGGPMEAGRVTLTDGSVRSLDLVNAIADAVDESISDEDINLIEENACPTCGSCSGMFTANSMNCLAEAIGLALPGNGSVLATHTARKALYEKAGATIVELVKRYYDGDDDSVLPRSIATAKAFDNAMALDISMGGSTNTILHLLAAAQEAGVDYGLAEMDAKSRQVPCLAKVAPNVAKDKTYYMEDVHRAGGIPALLGELNRGGLLHKDVHSVHSADLDGWLDDWDVRGGKATEEAKALWHAAPGGVRSSTAFSQSNEWTSLDTDAAEGCIRSVEHAYSKDGGLAVLRGNVAIDGAVVKTAGVDESIWTFEGPAVVCESQDEAVEKILNKTIMEGDVVVIRYEGPRGGPGMQEMLYPTSFLKGRGLGKKCALITDGRFSGGTSGLSIGHISPEAASGGAIALVEDGDIISINISERSLELQVSDEILAERREKLLANGGYKPKDRDRQVSPALRAYAAMALSADKGAVRDVSLVENLG from the coding sequence ATGCCTCCTCTCCGTTCACGCACTGTCACCCACGGCCGCAACATGGCCGGCGCCCGCGCACTGCTGCGCGCTTCCGGCGTCGCCAACTCCGACATCGGCAAGCCGATCATCGCCGTGGCCAACTCCTTCACCGAGTTCGTCCCCGGCCACACCCACCTCGCCCCCGTGGGCCGGATCGTCTCCGACGCCATCCTCGCCGCCGGCGCTGTGCCCCGCGAGTTCAACACCATCGCAGTGGACGACGGTATCGCCATGGGCCACTCCGGCATGCTTTATTCGCTGCCGTCCCGGGACTTGATCGCCGACTCGGTGGAGTACATGGTTAACGCACACTGCGCCGACGCGCTGGTCTGCATCTCCAACTGCGACAAGATCACCCCCGGCATGCTCATGGCGGCCCTCCGCCTCAACATCCCGGTGGTGTTCGTCTCAGGCGGCCCCATGGAGGCCGGCCGCGTGACCCTGACCGACGGTTCTGTGCGCTCCCTGGACCTGGTGAACGCCATTGCCGACGCCGTGGATGAGTCCATCTCCGACGAGGACATCAACCTCATCGAAGAGAACGCCTGTCCCACCTGCGGGTCCTGCTCCGGCATGTTTACCGCCAACTCGATGAACTGCCTCGCGGAGGCCATCGGCCTTGCCCTGCCGGGCAACGGCTCCGTGCTCGCGACCCACACCGCACGCAAGGCGCTGTACGAGAAGGCCGGCGCCACCATCGTCGAGCTGGTAAAGCGCTATTACGACGGCGACGACGACTCAGTGCTGCCGCGCTCCATCGCCACCGCCAAGGCCTTCGACAACGCCATGGCCCTGGACATCTCCATGGGCGGCTCCACCAACACCATCCTGCACCTGCTGGCCGCCGCCCAGGAGGCGGGCGTGGACTACGGCCTGGCCGAGATGGACGCCAAGTCCAGGCAGGTGCCTTGCCTGGCAAAGGTGGCCCCGAACGTGGCCAAGGACAAGACCTACTACATGGAGGACGTGCACCGCGCCGGCGGCATCCCCGCCCTGCTGGGTGAGCTGAACCGCGGCGGGCTCCTGCACAAGGACGTCCACTCCGTGCACTCCGCCGACCTGGACGGCTGGCTGGATGATTGGGACGTCCGTGGCGGCAAGGCCACCGAGGAAGCGAAGGCCCTGTGGCACGCTGCCCCCGGCGGAGTCCGCTCCTCCACCGCGTTCTCCCAGTCGAACGAGTGGACCTCCCTGGACACCGACGCCGCGGAAGGCTGCATCCGCTCGGTGGAGCACGCCTACTCCAAGGACGGCGGACTGGCCGTGCTTCGCGGCAATGTGGCCATCGACGGCGCCGTGGTGAAAACCGCCGGCGTGGACGAGTCCATCTGGACCTTCGAAGGCCCGGCCGTTGTATGCGAATCCCAGGACGAGGCCGTGGAAAAGATCCTGAACAAGACCATCATGGAGGGCGACGTGGTGGTCATCCGCTATGAAGGCCCCCGCGGTGGTCCGGGCATGCAGGAAATGCTCTACCCGACGTCGTTCCTCAAGGGCCGCGGCCTGGGCAAGAAGTGCGCCCTCATCACCGACGGCCGCTTCTCGGGCGGCACCTCCGGACTGTCCATCGGGCACATCTCGCCCGAGGCTGCCTCCGGCGGCGCCATCGCCCTCGTGGAGGACGGCGACATCATCAGCATCAACATCAGTGAGCGCTCGCTCGAGTTGCAGGTATCCGACGAAATCCTCGCCGAACGCCGCGAAAAGCTCCTGGCCAACGGCGGGTACAAGCCCAAGGACCGGGACCGCCAGGTGTCCCCGGCCCTTCGTGCCTACGCCGCCATGGCGCTGTCCGCCGACAAGGGCGCCGTCCGGGACGTCTCGCTGGTGGAGAACCTCGGCTAA
- a CDS encoding phage tail protein, which translates to MPYTVDFKNVSTTGLESSPVAEALAGLRANEARYYKTKYGHDFTVTPAGEAPETLEYINHILATEQNLAISSRPLEVSSFEVDGLRMAYVFYESGLSINVMYGIEEGAKRAVGFKLSEGMEVPEELASSFRFARQKSKLAGVIRGSYFVIKGEY; encoded by the coding sequence TTGCCTTACACGGTTGATTTCAAGAACGTGTCCACCACAGGCCTGGAGTCGTCACCCGTCGCGGAGGCGCTGGCAGGGCTGCGGGCCAACGAGGCGCGCTACTACAAAACCAAGTACGGCCACGACTTCACCGTCACGCCGGCCGGCGAGGCTCCGGAGACCCTGGAGTACATCAACCACATCCTCGCCACCGAACAAAATCTCGCCATCTCCTCCCGCCCCCTGGAGGTCTCCTCGTTCGAAGTGGACGGCCTCCGCATGGCGTACGTGTTCTACGAATCCGGCCTGTCCATCAACGTCATGTACGGCATCGAGGAGGGGGCGAAGCGCGCCGTTGGCTTCAAGCTGTCCGAAGGGATGGAGGTTCCCGAGGAATTGGCGTCCAGCTTCAGGTTTGCGCGCCAGAAGTCAAAGCTCGCAGGCGTCATCCGCGGCTCCTACTTCGTGATCAAGGGCGAGTACTGA
- a CDS encoding FadR/GntR family transcriptional regulator, whose protein sequence is MKTPKAESPTDLHAALVESLGLGIADGHWAPHSVLRLDELEGQHNVSRSVVREAARVLSSKGMLESRRRFGTIVQPEECWNLYDPQVIRWRLASSRRLEQLQSLNELRGAIEPQAARLAAERASWDAGSELVSLAARLWAAGQRGDQEEFLRLDVEFHAAILKASGNAMFSQLENLVAEVLTGRTEHGLMPHLPHHEALQLHVDLASAIQRGEATAAHAAMSRIVEQSTEEMSQIWSSSQGTADAPPPATGQSAS, encoded by the coding sequence ATGAAAACCCCAAAGGCGGAGTCCCCTACCGACCTGCATGCTGCGTTGGTCGAGAGCCTGGGGCTTGGCATCGCCGATGGGCATTGGGCGCCGCATTCCGTCCTGAGGCTGGACGAGCTGGAGGGGCAGCACAACGTATCCCGGTCCGTGGTCCGTGAGGCCGCCAGGGTGCTGTCATCAAAGGGAATGCTGGAGTCCCGCCGGCGGTTCGGGACGATTGTGCAGCCTGAGGAGTGCTGGAATCTCTACGACCCGCAGGTGATCCGCTGGCGCCTGGCGTCCTCCCGCCGGCTGGAGCAGCTGCAGTCCCTCAATGAACTTCGCGGAGCCATCGAACCGCAGGCTGCCCGCCTCGCCGCCGAACGGGCCTCCTGGGATGCCGGCAGCGAACTCGTCTCCCTTGCGGCCAGGCTATGGGCTGCCGGCCAACGCGGAGACCAGGAGGAGTTCCTCCGGCTGGACGTGGAATTCCATGCCGCGATACTCAAAGCCTCCGGCAATGCGATGTTTTCCCAGCTGGAGAACCTTGTGGCGGAGGTTCTCACCGGCAGGACGGAACACGGCTTGATGCCCCACTTGCCGCACCACGAAGCCCTGCAGCTGCACGTGGACCTGGCCAGCGCCATCCAGCGCGGCGAGGCGACCGCAGCACATGCGGCAATGAGCAGGATCGTGGAGCAGTCCACCGAAGAGATGAGCCAGATCTGGTCGAGCAGCCAGGGCACGGCCGACGCTCCACCGCCCGCTACAGGCCAGTCAGCCAGCTAG